A region of Massilia sp. KIM DNA encodes the following proteins:
- a CDS encoding hemerythrin domain-containing protein, whose amino-acid sequence MATNEAKDAIELLTKQHREVTELFDQFENLGDRAKASKKKLADKICENLVMHTMIEEEIFYPAVRGHGKEAEEMVDEAVVEHASAKELIAQIQEMDPDEDLFDAKVKVLGEQVEHHVEEEEKEMFPKVRKMDLDLKSIGQEMAARADEIMASS is encoded by the coding sequence ATGGCGACCAATGAAGCGAAAGATGCGATCGAGCTGCTGACCAAGCAGCACCGGGAAGTGACCGAACTGTTCGATCAGTTCGAGAACCTGGGCGACCGCGCCAAGGCCAGCAAAAAGAAGCTGGCCGACAAGATCTGCGAGAACCTGGTCATGCACACCATGATCGAGGAAGAAATCTTTTATCCGGCCGTGCGCGGCCACGGCAAGGAAGCCGAGGAGATGGTCGACGAGGCCGTGGTCGAGCACGCGTCGGCCAAGGAGCTCATCGCCCAAATCCAGGAAATGGATCCTGATGAAGACCTGTTCGACGCCAAGGTCAAGGTGCTGGGCGAACAGGTCGAGCACCACGTCGAGGAAGAAGAGAAGGAAATGTTCCCGAAAGTGCGCAAGATGGACCTGGACCTGAAGAGCATCGGCCAGGAAATGGCCGCGCGCGCCGACGAGATCATGGCGTCCAGCTAA
- a CDS encoding sensor histidine kinase — MTDPAHPHHDPAVERLVAERTAELTEMLAHLASCWDEEKRLLARQLHDSLGSSMTALTMHLALLTQHIPAENKAMRDRSAQMKGLLTTIIETNRKMQLALWNDKLEFLGLRAALAELVPAFGAERGVQARASLPDDDGNYSRTQGVVLLRCAEEGLRNAVAHGRASEIEVILDDDGEQAMLTVRDNGAGPQDPQRAMSSRGCHGLRLLRERARFLGGELVLARGETGGAVLRMTLPKQPIVS; from the coding sequence ATGACCGATCCGGCCCATCCGCACCACGACCCGGCAGTCGAACGCCTGGTCGCGGAGCGCACCGCTGAACTGACCGAAATGCTGGCCCACCTCGCCTCCTGCTGGGACGAGGAAAAGCGCCTGCTGGCGCGCCAGCTGCACGACAGCCTGGGCTCTTCGATGACCGCCCTCACCATGCACCTGGCCCTGCTCACCCAGCACATCCCGGCCGAGAACAAGGCGATGCGCGACCGCAGCGCCCAGATGAAGGGCTTGCTCACCACCATCATCGAGACCAACCGCAAGATGCAGCTCGCGCTGTGGAACGACAAGCTCGAGTTCCTGGGGCTGAGGGCGGCCCTGGCCGAGCTGGTGCCGGCCTTCGGCGCCGAGCGCGGCGTGCAGGCGCGCGCCAGCCTGCCGGACGACGACGGCAACTACTCGCGCACCCAGGGCGTGGTGCTGCTGCGCTGCGCCGAGGAAGGCCTGCGCAACGCGGTCGCGCACGGCCGCGCCAGCGAGATCGAGGTCATCCTCGACGACGACGGTGAGCAGGCGATGCTGACGGTGCGCGACAACGGCGCCGGTCCGCAGGATCCGCAGCGGGCCATGTCGTCCAGGGGTTGCCACGGCCTGCGCCTGCTGCGCGAACGGGCGCGCTTCCTGGGCGGCGAACTGGTGCTGGCGCGGGGAGAAACGGGCGGCGCGGTGTTGCGCATGACCTTGCCGAAGCAGCCGATCGTCAGCTGA
- a CDS encoding 5-methyltetrahydropteroyltriglutamate--homocysteine methyltransferase: MMIPTEPIGSIPRPPALVAAWREGRDPAELALLAGEAVRATIAELEALGCPVVSDGEQAKFGNFWCYPVDGAPNMAPDGFHIPLAGGHGQRMPRLVRGPLRYQRYADEYLSAARRHATQPVKQAVISPSALSLIYPAEGIADYPREHFLDDLVREHETEVRRCLEAGAHKVQIDFAHARLAMQLDPGGALLSSFIDLDNLALGRFSPEQRALIGVHVSAAPWSDGASALDAEYAELLPALFELRTGNVYLSLAGSSDPARTLRIVRDYARPEQRIFVGVTDPSNPQVETPEQVRDRVLFAADFIAPERLGTTDDSGFAPFFDDAGLGRATAFAKIRARVEGTRLASAILGGAP, from the coding sequence ATGATGATTCCCACTGAGCCCATCGGTAGCATCCCCCGCCCGCCCGCGCTGGTCGCGGCCTGGCGCGAGGGACGCGACCCTGCCGAGCTGGCCCTGCTGGCCGGCGAGGCCGTGCGCGCCACGATCGCGGAGCTGGAGGCCCTCGGCTGCCCGGTGGTCAGCGACGGCGAGCAGGCCAAGTTCGGGAATTTCTGGTGCTATCCGGTCGACGGCGCCCCCAACATGGCGCCCGACGGCTTCCACATCCCGCTCGCGGGCGGGCACGGCCAGCGCATGCCGCGCCTGGTGCGCGGTCCGCTGCGCTACCAGCGCTACGCCGACGAGTACCTGAGCGCCGCGCGCCGCCACGCCACTCAGCCGGTCAAGCAGGCCGTGATCTCGCCCTCGGCGCTATCCCTGATCTATCCGGCCGAGGGCATCGCCGACTACCCGCGCGAGCACTTCCTCGACGACCTGGTGCGCGAACACGAGACCGAAGTGCGGCGCTGCCTCGAAGCCGGCGCGCACAAGGTGCAGATCGACTTCGCCCATGCGCGCCTGGCGATGCAGCTCGACCCGGGCGGCGCCCTGCTGTCCAGCTTCATCGACCTCGACAACCTGGCGCTCGGGCGCTTCTCGCCCGAGCAGCGCGCCCTGATCGGGGTCCACGTGTCGGCCGCCCCGTGGTCGGACGGCGCCAGCGCGCTCGACGCCGAATACGCCGAGCTGCTGCCGGCCCTGTTCGAGCTGCGCACCGGGAACGTCTACCTGTCGCTGGCCGGCAGCAGCGATCCGGCCCGCACCCTGCGCATCGTGCGCGACTATGCCCGCCCCGAGCAGCGCATCTTCGTCGGCGTGACCGACCCGTCGAATCCGCAGGTGGAGACGCCGGAACAGGTGCGCGACCGGGTGCTGTTCGCCGCCGATTTCATTGCGCCGGAACGCCTCGGCACCACCGACGACAGCGGCTTCGCGCCCTTCTTCGACGACGCCGGCCTGGGGCGCGCCACCGCCTTCGCCAAGATCCGCGCCCGGGTCGAGGGCACGCGCCTGGCGAGCGCCATCCTGGGAGGCGCGCCATGA
- a CDS encoding response regulator, which translates to MSTTVSTAVSTTVPTDVTSTDKPKILVVNDDAASLLALTSLLEQWADSSNYTVLSARSGQEALRQVLLHDFAVILLDVNMPGMDGFETAEAIHQRPRSADIPIIFVTAFLADEIDRLKAYQRGAADFLFTPVIPQILHAKVSVFVTLAMKNEQLKRQAEKLSQRTTELTATNRRLVREMEERRAAERKSHAKDEFLAMLGHELRNPLSAISSASALISLPAASPDTVGRAKQIIQRQSQHLSRIVDDLLDLSRAMSGKILLARQATDLAGLVSSCLETFRATGRTTGYSINVELAPGWVDGDPTRLEQIVSNLLDNALKYTPSGGSIDIALSGEADEVVLQVRDSGVGIPPELLPHVFDVFVQGAISIDRSQGGLGIGLSLVRRLVELHGGSVSADSAGAGSGSVFVIRLPRTEQVEAAKPAEAAAGEGGKRPVLLIEDNDDGREMMATMLAVHGYPVHQAADGLAGVAAAVAHLPYAALVDIGLPGIDGYEVARRLRADPATQGIRLIALTGYGLAEDQRRVFEAGFDLHLVKPVNLDRLLEALSEPNGAPHVHSAAA; encoded by the coding sequence GTGTCAACCACTGTGTCTACCGCCGTGTCCACTACCGTGCCCACCGATGTGACGTCCACCGACAAACCGAAGATTTTGGTTGTCAACGACGATGCCGCGAGCCTGCTTGCGCTGACGAGCCTGCTCGAACAGTGGGCGGATTCAAGTAATTACACGGTGCTGTCCGCGCGCTCCGGCCAGGAAGCGCTGCGCCAGGTGCTGCTGCACGATTTCGCCGTCATCCTGCTCGACGTGAACATGCCCGGCATGGACGGCTTCGAGACCGCCGAGGCGATCCATCAGCGCCCGCGCTCGGCCGACATCCCGATCATTTTCGTCACCGCCTTCCTGGCCGACGAGATCGACCGTCTCAAGGCCTACCAGCGCGGCGCCGCCGATTTCCTGTTCACGCCGGTGATTCCCCAGATCCTGCACGCCAAGGTCTCGGTCTTCGTGACCCTGGCGATGAAGAACGAACAGCTCAAGCGCCAGGCAGAAAAACTGTCCCAGCGCACGACCGAACTGACCGCGACCAATCGCCGCCTGGTGCGCGAGATGGAGGAGCGGCGCGCCGCCGAACGCAAGAGCCACGCCAAGGACGAATTCCTGGCCATGCTCGGCCACGAGCTGCGCAACCCGCTGTCGGCGATCAGCAGCGCCTCGGCCCTGATCAGCCTGCCAGCGGCAAGCCCGGACACGGTCGGCCGCGCCAAGCAGATCATCCAGCGCCAGAGCCAGCACCTGTCGCGCATTGTCGACGACCTTCTCGATTTGTCCCGCGCTATGTCCGGCAAGATTTTGCTGGCGCGCCAGGCAACCGACCTGGCGGGGCTGGTGTCCTCCTGCCTGGAAACCTTCCGCGCCACCGGCCGCACCACCGGCTACAGCATCAACGTCGAACTGGCGCCCGGCTGGGTCGACGGCGACCCGACCCGGCTCGAGCAGATCGTCTCCAACCTGCTCGACAATGCGCTCAAGTACACGCCCAGCGGCGGCAGCATCGACATCGCCCTGTCGGGCGAAGCCGACGAAGTCGTGCTCCAGGTGCGCGACTCGGGCGTGGGCATTCCGCCCGAGCTGCTCCCCCACGTGTTCGACGTGTTCGTGCAGGGGGCGATCTCGATCGACCGCTCCCAGGGCGGGCTGGGCATCGGCCTGTCGCTGGTGCGCCGCCTGGTGGAACTGCATGGCGGCAGCGTCAGCGCCGACAGCGCCGGCGCCGGCAGCGGCAGCGTGTTCGTGATACGCCTGCCGCGCACCGAGCAGGTGGAGGCGGCCAAGCCCGCCGAGGCCGCCGCCGGCGAAGGCGGCAAGCGTCCGGTGCTGCTAATCGAAGACAATGACGACGGCCGCGAGATGATGGCCACCATGCTGGCCGTGCACGGCTACCCGGTGCACCAGGCGGCCGACGGCCTGGCCGGGGTGGCGGCCGCCGTCGCTCACCTGCCCTACGCGGCCCTGGTCGACATCGGCCTGCCGGGCATCGACGGCTACGAGGTCGCGCGCCGCCTGCGCGCCGATCCGGCCACGCAGGGCATCCGCCTGATCGCCCTCACCGGCTATGGGCTGGCCGAAGACCAGCGCCGGGTGTTCGAGGCCGGTTTCGACCTGCACCTGGTCAAGCCGGTCAACCTCGACCGCCTGCTCGAAGCGCTGAGCGAGCCGAACGGGGCGCCCCACGTGCACTCGGCCGCGGCCTGA
- a CDS encoding response regulator, with amino-acid sequence MFDTDKSARSTASYDWSASALGEAARWPLPLRLAADLLLNAPLPSLLVWGREMVLVFNEAYGALAGPGYGRTPGGSVPPVMPPPLAAAGEALQQAWRGEPLVLSGVQLAFRHPEGLREERWDLRLTPVRDEAGQVAGVLLTLAPASPAASEDPAPGASLRILVVEDNLDSQYLVCEMLKAFGHEAEGTAHPDDALAMMARQRYDVLFSDVSLPGMSGVDLARRALQDQPALRVIFASGYGDTLLRHVEFPHLSLQKPYELDQLQDALAKIAAMPAARA; translated from the coding sequence ATGTTTGACACCGACAAGTCCGCCCGGAGCACCGCGTCCTACGACTGGTCCGCTAGTGCGCTGGGCGAGGCCGCGCGCTGGCCCCTGCCCTTGCGCCTGGCGGCCGATCTGCTGCTCAACGCGCCGCTGCCGTCCCTGCTGGTCTGGGGGCGCGAGATGGTCCTGGTCTTCAACGAAGCCTACGGCGCCCTCGCCGGCCCCGGCTACGGCCGGACGCCGGGCGGATCGGTGCCGCCGGTGATGCCGCCGCCCCTGGCCGCCGCCGGCGAGGCCCTGCAGCAGGCCTGGCGCGGCGAGCCGCTGGTGTTGTCCGGCGTGCAACTGGCCTTCCGCCACCCCGAGGGCCTGCGCGAGGAGCGCTGGGACCTGCGCCTGACCCCGGTGCGCGACGAGGCCGGCCAGGTTGCCGGCGTGCTGCTGACCCTGGCTCCCGCCAGCCCGGCGGCCAGCGAGGATCCGGCGCCCGGCGCCAGCCTGCGCATCCTGGTGGTCGAGGACAATCTCGATTCCCAATACCTGGTGTGCGAGATGCTCAAGGCCTTCGGCCACGAGGCCGAGGGCACCGCCCACCCGGACGACGCCCTGGCCATGATGGCGCGCCAGCGCTACGACGTGCTGTTCTCGGACGTCAGCCTGCCCGGCATGTCCGGCGTGGACCTGGCGCGCCGCGCCCTCCAGGACCAGCCCGCCCTGCGCGTGATCTTCGCCTCCGGCTATGGCGACACCCTGCTGCGCCATGTCGAGTTTCCGCACCTGTCGCTCCAGAAGCCCTACGAACTGGATCAGCTGCAGGACGCGCTGGCGAAGATCGCGGCCATGCCGGCGGCCAGGGCGTGA
- a CDS encoding YfiR family protein, producing the protein MTFLQFQAAEKDQPGRRGAARRRLALSLLGLPLLPLLLAAGPALADNAGAALLERRVKAAFLYKFLAYAEFPPQAFADATTPLTIGVAGSDEMSAELARIAAGRMVNGRSIAVRQLREGEDQAPLHLLFVAGSDPARVGKVLRASPPAYLTVTECGDQRHCGSVINFRVVDERVRFDVSLDAAEKNNVKLSSRLLTVANRVQKGAP; encoded by the coding sequence ATGACCTTTTTGCAATTTCAGGCTGCCGAAAAGGACCAGCCCGGCCGACGCGGCGCGGCGCGGCGTCGGCTCGCCCTCAGTCTGCTGGGCCTGCCGCTGCTGCCGCTCCTGCTGGCCGCCGGCCCGGCCCTGGCCGACAACGCCGGCGCGGCGCTGCTGGAACGGCGCGTCAAGGCGGCCTTCCTGTATAAATTCCTGGCCTACGCCGAATTCCCGCCCCAGGCCTTCGCCGACGCCACCACCCCGCTCACCATCGGCGTGGCCGGCTCGGACGAGATGAGCGCGGAACTGGCGCGCATCGCGGCCGGCCGCATGGTGAACGGACGCAGCATCGCAGTGCGCCAGTTGCGCGAAGGCGAAGACCAGGCGCCGCTGCACCTGCTGTTCGTGGCCGGCAGCGACCCGGCGCGGGTCGGCAAGGTATTGCGCGCGTCCCCGCCCGCCTACCTGACCGTGACCGAGTGCGGCGACCAGCGGCACTGCGGCAGCGTCATCAACTTCCGCGTCGTCGACGAGCGCGTCCGTTTCGACGTCTCCCTCGACGCCGCCGAAAAGAACAACGTCAAGCTCAGTTCGCGCCTGCTCACGGTCGCGAACCGCGTGCAGAAAGGAGCCCCATGA
- a CDS encoding NAD(P)/FAD-dependent oxidoreductase — protein MRSEIVIVGGGAGGLELACKLGRKLGPSKVTLVDSRLYHIWKPSLHEVAAGTLDIHQEGLSYPMLAHDNGFNFVFGPMTGLDADAKTLTIGAVRAASDNDEVLPERRLHYASLVIAVGSTSNYFGVPGAREHTISLNATEDAEHFRLRMLRLMLAVEQQREEGKDAGLDVVIIGGGATGVELAAELREASGAYANYGFNALDGRRDVRITILEGAPRILAPLPEKVSNAALDLLQKRGIKVITDCRVTAIERDRVTDKNGNVYPSDLCVWAAGIRAPELLAGLGLPTAKGGQIEVDAHLRVKGVQGVYALGDCAACVDGNGQAVPPRAQAAHQQADYLVATFLRLDKGRPPQDTPYEYRDYGSLVSVGRSTSVGSLMGSLRGASWFVQGTVARTMYASLHLMHHRAVLGSVRTALLAVARFLIRRSTPLVKLH, from the coding sequence TTGCGAAGCGAGATCGTGATCGTGGGAGGCGGCGCCGGCGGGCTCGAGCTGGCGTGCAAACTGGGCCGTAAACTCGGGCCATCCAAAGTGACGCTGGTCGACAGCCGTCTCTACCATATCTGGAAACCCTCGCTGCACGAGGTCGCGGCGGGCACCCTCGACATCCACCAGGAAGGCCTGTCGTACCCGATGCTGGCGCACGACAACGGCTTCAACTTCGTGTTCGGCCCCATGACCGGCCTGGATGCGGACGCCAAAACCCTCACCATCGGCGCGGTGCGCGCCGCCAGCGACAACGACGAAGTGCTGCCCGAGCGGCGCCTGCACTACGCTTCGCTGGTGATCGCGGTGGGCAGCACCTCCAACTATTTCGGCGTGCCGGGCGCGCGCGAACACACCATTTCGCTCAATGCCACCGAGGACGCGGAGCACTTCCGCCTGCGCATGCTGCGCCTGATGCTGGCCGTCGAGCAGCAGCGCGAAGAGGGCAAGGACGCCGGCCTGGACGTGGTCATCATCGGCGGCGGCGCCACCGGCGTGGAGCTCGCGGCCGAGCTGCGCGAAGCTTCGGGCGCGTATGCGAACTACGGTTTCAACGCACTCGACGGCAGGCGCGACGTGCGCATCACCATCCTCGAAGGCGCGCCGCGCATCCTGGCGCCGCTGCCGGAGAAGGTCTCGAACGCGGCGCTGGACCTGCTGCAAAAGCGCGGCATCAAGGTCATCACCGACTGCCGGGTCACGGCGATCGAGCGCGACCGCGTGACCGACAAGAATGGCAATGTATATCCGTCCGACCTGTGCGTGTGGGCGGCGGGCATCCGCGCCCCGGAGCTGCTGGCCGGCTTGGGCCTGCCTACCGCCAAGGGCGGGCAGATCGAGGTCGACGCCCACCTGCGGGTAAAAGGAGTGCAGGGCGTGTACGCGCTCGGCGACTGCGCGGCCTGCGTGGACGGGAACGGTCAGGCGGTGCCGCCGCGCGCCCAGGCCGCGCACCAGCAGGCGGACTACCTGGTCGCCACTTTCCTGCGCCTGGACAAGGGGCGCCCGCCCCAGGACACGCCCTACGAGTACCGGGACTACGGTTCGCTGGTGTCGGTGGGGCGCAGCACCAGCGTGGGCAGCCTGATGGGATCGCTGCGCGGCGCGAGCTGGTTCGTGCAGGGAACGGTGGCGCGCACCATGTACGCCAGCCTGCACCTGATGCACCACCGGGCGGTGCTGGGATCCGTGCGCACGGCCTTGCTGGCGGTGGCGCGCTTCCTGATACGGCGCAGCACGCCCCTGGTCAAGCTACACTAA
- a CDS encoding ATP-binding protein: MNGERDELEAMRAVALANASSVLAARQRAEEELIAAKEALRQANERMENMLESLTDGFCAVDRDWRITYINGRALEMVAPLNKSRGGLLGRSLWDEFEDLHGTSVAADCRRAMERRETVTREFYYRRLRCWLDMRIYPSPDGLTLYFQDITQRKLDQQALVENNNRLQVAMAAGRLGDWRWDAAQDRILFGARAAEILGLPAEVPLDWPALRTRLERDDRIHLRHGVLEAFAARTDLDIECRMLTDDGAVRWIALVGRPDFGPDPAGGAGAASPELPGEVRGMSGVVQDITVRKQAEDTLRQSEELLRVLANTIPQLAWMADPSGAIVWFNERWYEYTGTTPEQATGWGWEAVHDPAVLPAVLEHWQESVRTGAPFEMEFPIRGADGHFRWFLTRVEAVRDRDGRVVRWFGTNTDVDQVKRAEHALREESHVLELLNSTGSILASTRDLRSLLQAATDAASGVCGARFGAFFYYGDGAYGDGEDGDGTLFSLATLSGATTAEYQTLGEPRATALFGPGLRKRGLVRVADIASDPELAGSAPQFGLPAGHPAVRSYMSVPVVARSGELLGTMFFGHPEPDIFSERSERIVAGIAAQAAIALDNTRLYEAARRAAEERKVLLENEREAREEAERTSQMKDEFLATLSHELRTPLSAILGWSQVLRRGSKDGADLQRGLSTIERNARAQAQLIEDLLDMSRITSGKVLLDMQTLAPASFVDAAIETVRPALDAKQIRLERRYDPQAGMVAGDPGRLQQVVWNLLSNAIKFTPRDGLVTVEIGQRQDHVTVTVRDNGAGIRPEFITHVFERFRQADASMTRRHGGLGLGLSIVKHLVEQHGGTVRAESAGEGLGASFTIELPLAQAPARPRGQRLPAPPALPEAAPPDAGLRELPGLNVLVVDDDRDSRELIARILGDCQARVRIAASAREAFGMLREQPPDLLVSDLGMPEVDGLELLNWVRQLPRDAGGLTPAIALTAFARSEDRLKALEAGFNAHISKPVEPSELIAAVGMAVGPTAPMLAASARGQGR; encoded by the coding sequence ATGAACGGCGAGCGCGACGAACTGGAAGCGATGCGCGCGGTGGCCCTGGCCAACGCCAGCAGCGTGCTGGCCGCGCGCCAGCGCGCCGAGGAAGAGCTGATCGCCGCCAAGGAGGCGCTGCGCCAGGCCAACGAGCGCATGGAGAACATGCTCGAAAGCCTGACCGACGGCTTCTGCGCGGTCGACCGCGACTGGCGCATCACCTACATCAACGGCCGCGCCCTGGAGATGGTCGCGCCCCTGAACAAGAGCCGCGGCGGGCTGCTCGGGCGCAGCCTGTGGGACGAGTTCGAGGACCTGCACGGCACCTCGGTGGCGGCCGACTGCCGGCGCGCGATGGAGCGGCGCGAGACCGTCACCCGCGAGTTCTACTACCGCCGCCTGCGCTGCTGGCTCGACATGCGCATCTACCCCTCGCCCGACGGCCTGACGCTCTACTTCCAGGACATCACCCAGCGCAAGCTGGACCAGCAGGCCCTGGTCGAGAACAACAACCGGCTGCAGGTGGCCATGGCCGCCGGCCGCCTGGGCGACTGGCGCTGGGACGCCGCCCAGGACCGCATCCTGTTCGGCGCGCGCGCCGCCGAGATCCTTGGCCTGCCGGCCGAGGTGCCGCTCGACTGGCCCGCCCTGCGCACCCGGCTCGAGCGCGACGACCGCATTCACCTGCGCCACGGCGTGCTGGAAGCCTTCGCCGCGCGCACCGACCTCGACATCGAATGCCGGATGCTGACCGACGATGGCGCGGTGCGCTGGATCGCCCTGGTCGGCCGCCCGGACTTCGGCCCCGACCCCGCCGGCGGCGCCGGCGCCGCCAGCCCCGAACTGCCGGGCGAGGTGCGCGGCATGAGCGGCGTGGTCCAGGACATCACCGTGCGCAAGCAGGCCGAGGACACCCTGCGCCAGAGCGAAGAACTGCTGCGCGTGCTGGCCAACACGATTCCCCAGCTGGCCTGGATGGCCGACCCGAGCGGCGCCATCGTCTGGTTCAACGAGCGCTGGTACGAATACACCGGCACCACGCCGGAACAGGCGACCGGCTGGGGCTGGGAGGCGGTGCACGACCCGGCGGTGCTGCCGGCGGTGCTGGAACACTGGCAGGAGTCGGTGCGCACCGGCGCGCCCTTCGAGATGGAATTCCCGATCCGCGGCGCGGACGGCCACTTCCGCTGGTTCCTGACCCGGGTCGAGGCGGTGCGCGACCGCGACGGCCGGGTGGTGCGCTGGTTCGGCACGAATACCGACGTCGACCAGGTCAAGCGCGCCGAGCACGCCCTGCGCGAGGAATCCCACGTGCTGGAACTGCTCAACAGCACCGGCAGCATCCTGGCCTCGACCCGCGACCTGCGCTCGCTGCTGCAGGCCGCCACCGACGCCGCCAGCGGGGTCTGCGGCGCGCGCTTCGGCGCCTTCTTCTATTACGGCGACGGCGCGTACGGCGACGGCGAGGATGGCGACGGCACCCTGTTCTCGCTGGCCACCCTGTCCGGCGCCACGACCGCCGAATACCAGACCCTGGGCGAGCCGCGCGCCACCGCCCTGTTCGGCCCCGGGCTGCGCAAGCGCGGCCTGGTGCGGGTGGCGGACATCGCCAGCGATCCGGAACTGGCCGGCAGCGCGCCCCAGTTCGGCCTGCCCGCCGGCCACCCGGCGGTGCGCAGCTACATGTCGGTGCCGGTGGTGGCCCGTTCCGGCGAGCTGCTGGGCACCATGTTCTTCGGCCACCCCGAGCCCGACATCTTCAGCGAGCGCAGCGAACGGATCGTGGCCGGCATCGCCGCCCAGGCCGCGATCGCGCTCGACAACACCCGCCTGTACGAGGCCGCGCGCCGCGCCGCCGAGGAGCGCAAGGTGCTGCTCGAGAACGAACGCGAGGCGCGCGAGGAAGCAGAGCGCACCAGCCAGATGAAGGACGAATTCCTGGCCACTCTCTCGCACGAGCTGCGCACGCCGCTGTCGGCGATCCTGGGCTGGTCCCAGGTGCTGCGCCGCGGCAGCAAGGACGGCGCCGACCTGCAGCGCGGGCTCTCGACCATCGAACGCAACGCGCGCGCCCAGGCCCAGCTGATCGAAGACCTGCTCGACATGAGCCGCATCACCTCGGGCAAGGTGCTGCTCGACATGCAGACCCTGGCGCCGGCCTCCTTCGTCGACGCCGCCATCGAGACCGTGCGCCCTGCCCTCGACGCCAAGCAGATCCGCCTCGAGCGCCGCTACGATCCGCAAGCCGGCATGGTCGCGGGCGACCCCGGGCGCCTGCAGCAGGTGGTGTGGAACCTGCTGTCCAACGCCATCAAGTTCACCCCGCGCGACGGCTTGGTCACGGTGGAAATCGGCCAGCGCCAGGACCATGTGACGGTGACGGTGCGCGACAACGGCGCCGGCATCCGTCCCGAATTCATCACCCACGTGTTCGAGCGCTTTCGCCAGGCCGACGCCTCGATGACGCGCCGCCACGGCGGCCTGGGGCTGGGCCTGTCGATCGTCAAGCACCTGGTGGAGCAGCACGGCGGCACCGTGCGCGCCGAGAGCGCCGGCGAAGGCCTGGGCGCCAGCTTCACGATCGAGCTGCCGTTGGCCCAGGCGCCGGCGCGCCCGCGCGGCCAGCGCCTGCCCGCGCCGCCGGCCCTGCCCGAGGCCGCACCGCCGGACGCCGGCCTGCGCGAGCTGCCGGGGCTGAACGTGCTGGTGGTCGACGACGACCGCGACTCGCGCGAGCTGATCGCCCGCATCCTGGGCGACTGCCAGGCGCGGGTGCGCATCGCCGCCAGCGCGCGCGAAGCCTTCGGCATGCTTCGCGAGCAGCCGCCCGACCTCCTGGTCAGCGACCTCGGGATGCCGGAGGTCGACGGCCTGGAACTGCTAAACTGGGTACGTCAGCTTCCACGCGACGCCGGCGGCCTCACCCCGGCCATCGCGCTGACCGCCTTCGCCCGTTCGGAAGACCGTTTAAAGGCCCTGGAAGCGGGATTCAATGCGCATATTTCTAAACCTGTGGAACCTTCGGAACTGATCGCCGCGGTGGGCATGGCGGTCGGTCCGACGGCTCCGATGCTGGCCGCGAGCGCCCGCGGCCAAGGTCGCTGA
- a CDS encoding diguanylate cyclase domain-containing protein produces the protein MPSRQDILNAKILVVDDSPDNIELMEEILREEGYTCVSSTMLPEQVCPLHREHNYDLILLDLQMPGLNGFQVMKGLKEIEQGGYLPVLALTAQPSFKIAALEAGARDFISKPFDLLEVHKRIHNMLEVRLLYKELAQYSRAQQELALHDALTGLPNRRLLEDRIETALQHANRSHTKAAIMYLDLDGFKAINDTYGHAYGDEILKMVSQRLLANSRKEDTVARLGGDEFMVVLGDVHSLADAQGPAAKLVEALSEPFFVNDLTLRLSTSIGISIYPDDAESVDALISIADYALYEAKRAGKNRFCSPAANRQSASLKPPVSAPVVTPSAPAATEKVHH, from the coding sequence ATGCCGAGCAGACAAGACATTTTGAACGCGAAGATCCTCGTGGTCGACGACTCGCCAGACAATATCGAATTGATGGAAGAGATATTGCGCGAGGAAGGCTACACCTGTGTCAGTTCAACCATGCTGCCGGAACAGGTCTGTCCCCTTCACCGCGAACACAACTACGACCTGATCCTGCTCGACCTGCAAATGCCGGGCCTGAACGGTTTCCAGGTCATGAAGGGTCTGAAGGAAATTGAACAGGGCGGCTACCTGCCGGTGCTGGCCCTGACCGCCCAGCCCAGCTTCAAGATCGCCGCCCTGGAAGCGGGCGCGCGCGATTTCATCAGCAAGCCTTTCGACCTGCTGGAAGTGCACAAGCGCATCCACAACATGCTCGAGGTGCGCCTGCTGTACAAGGAACTCGCCCAGTACAGCCGCGCCCAGCAGGAACTGGCCCTGCACGACGCCCTCACCGGCCTGCCCAACCGCCGCCTGCTGGAAGACCGCATCGAGACCGCGCTGCAGCACGCCAACCGCAGCCATACCAAGGCCGCGATCATGTATCTCGACCTGGACGGCTTCAAGGCGATCAACGACACCTACGGCCACGCCTATGGCGACGAGATCCTCAAGATGGTCTCGCAGCGCCTGCTGGCCAATTCGCGCAAGGAAGACACGGTGGCGCGCCTGGGCGGCGACGAATTCATGGTGGTGCTGGGCGACGTCCACAGCCTGGCCGACGCCCAGGGGCCGGCGGCCAAGCTGGTCGAGGCCTTGTCCGAACCCTTCTTCGTCAACGACCTGACCTTGCGCCTGTCGACCTCGATCGGGATCAGCATCTACCCGGACGATGCGGAATCGGTGGATGCATTGATCAGCATCGCCGACTATGCGCTGTACGAAGCCAAGCGGGCCGGCAAGAACCGCTTCTGCTCGCCGGCCGCCAACCGCCAGTCGGCTTCGCTCAAGCCGCCCGTCAGCGCGCCCGTGGTCACCCCGAGCGCGCCGGCGGCGACCGAAAAAGTCCACCACTGA